In a single window of the Denitromonas sp. genome:
- a CDS encoding single-stranded DNA-binding protein: MATLNEVRLIGNLGKDPEVREVGGTPNCTVSVATARFRKSENGREEVTQWHRVVLWGQLAEYAGRYLKKGAPVYVGGYLETRKWTDNDGQDHYTTEVVAEDLQGLGARRPAEG, from the coding sequence ATGGCTACTCTCAACGAGGTTCGCCTGATCGGCAACCTGGGGAAAGATCCGGAGGTTCGCGAGGTCGGCGGCACGCCGAACTGCACCGTCAGCGTGGCGACCGCCCGGTTTCGCAAGAGTGAGAACGGGCGCGAGGAAGTGACGCAGTGGCATCGGGTTGTCCTTTGGGGGCAGCTCGCTGAGTACGCGGGTCGCTACCTGAAGAAGGGCGCGCCGGTGTATGTCGGCGGCTACCTTGAAACGCGCAAGTGGACCGACAACGACGGTCAAGACCACTACACTACGGAGGTTGTCGCCGAGGACCTGCAAGGCCTCGGGGCGCGCCGACCCGCGGAAGGGTAG